In one window of Tachypleus tridentatus isolate NWPU-2018 chromosome 2, ASM421037v1, whole genome shotgun sequence DNA:
- the LOC143244490 gene encoding uncharacterized protein LOC143244490 yields MEEVPRAYVVLKQGYNVEPAELLQFVSDRASRPKHLKGGREILDKIPRSEMGKIQRRTLQKYYYQNNK; encoded by the exons ATGGAGGAAGTTCCACGTGCCTATGTGGTGTTGAAGCAAGGTTATAACGTGGAGCCAGCAGAACTTCTTCAATTTGTGTCAG ATCGTGCATCACGTCCCAAACACCTAAAAGGAGGACGAGAGATCTTGGATAAAATTCCCAGGTCTGAAATGGGAAAAATTCAACGAAGAACTTTGCAGAAATACTATTATCAAAATAACAAGTAA
- the LOC143236200 gene encoding uncharacterized protein LOC143236200, with translation MEKGIIEKIKKATQNLENFKDVFVFGEAEGCFNFYDIIQDADGSTYIGPSKINPKEAPMILTFTSGTTGLPKAIVHTHHGIIASIMQST, from the exons atggaaaaaggaatcattgaaaaaattaaaaaagctaCTCAAAACCTTGAGAACTTTAAG gACGTCTTCGTATTTGGAGAAGCTGAGGGCTGTTTTAACTTTTATGACATAATACAAGATGCTGATGGTTCAACTTATATTGGCCCTTCAAAAATCAACCCCAAAGAAGCTCCCATGATTTTGACATTTACAAGTGGGACAACTGGTTTACCAAAAGCTATTGTTCATACTCACCATGGAATTATTGCTTCGATTATGCAATCTACGTGA